The Streptomyces sp. Alt3 genome has a segment encoding these proteins:
- a CDS encoding ABC transporter ATP-binding protein, whose translation MATTTLTKAEDRAAVEHAARIRNVSKSFAGPTGQQLVLDDITLDVAPGEFVTLLGASGCGKSTLLNLVAGLDRPTAGSIETPGGRPALMFQEHALFPWLTAGKNIELALRLRGVPKSDRRPEAERLLELVRLGGAYGKRVHELSGGMRQRVAMARALAQDSQLLLMDEPFAALDAITRDVLHDELTRIWRETNASVLFVTHNVREAVRLAERVILLSSRPGRIAREWTVDIEQPRRIEDTAVAELSVEITEELRGEIRRHGQH comes from the coding sequence ATGGCGACCACCACCCTCACCAAGGCCGAGGACCGCGCAGCGGTCGAGCACGCCGCTCGTATCCGGAACGTCTCCAAGTCCTTCGCCGGACCCACGGGACAGCAGCTCGTCCTGGACGACATCACACTCGACGTCGCTCCGGGTGAGTTCGTCACCCTCCTGGGAGCTTCCGGGTGCGGTAAGTCCACGCTGCTCAATCTGGTGGCGGGGCTCGACCGTCCGACCGCGGGGTCCATCGAGACCCCCGGCGGGCGGCCCGCCCTGATGTTCCAGGAGCACGCCCTCTTCCCGTGGCTGACCGCGGGCAAGAACATCGAACTGGCCCTGCGTCTGCGTGGGGTGCCGAAGTCGGACCGCCGCCCGGAGGCGGAGCGGCTGCTCGAACTCGTGCGTCTCGGCGGAGCGTACGGAAAGCGGGTGCACGAGCTCTCGGGCGGTATGCGCCAGCGGGTGGCGATGGCCCGCGCGCTCGCCCAGGACAGCCAACTACTGCTGATGGACGAGCCGTTCGCTGCTCTCGACGCCATCACCCGCGATGTGCTGCACGACGAACTGACCCGGATCTGGCGCGAGACGAACGCCTCCGTCCTCTTCGTCACCCACAACGTGCGCGAGGCGGTGCGGCTCGCCGAGCGCGTCATCCTGCTGTCCTCGCGTCCGGGCCGGATCGCCCGGGAGTGGACGGTCGACATCGAGCAGCCTCGCCGCATCGAGGACACCGCCGTGGCGGAACTGTCCGTCGAGATCACCGAAGAACTGCGTGGGGAGATCCGCCGACATGGCCAGCACTGA
- a CDS encoding S1 family peptidase — translation MTFKRFAPLGSISRRARLIAATSGLLTAVALAAPTAVAQAAPDTVTKAELADASSAVGTADIAGTAWYTEASTGKVVVTVDSTVTAAEIATIEKSVTDSGAKADIKRTPGTFNKLIAGGQAIYAGGGRCSLGFNVRSGSTYYALTAGHCTEIGSTWYTNSGQTTTLGTRAGSSFPTNDYGLIRHSNSAAADGRVYLYNGSYQDITTAANPTVGQAVKRSGSTTGVHSGTVTGLNATVNYGSGDIVYGMIQTNVCAEPGDSGGSLFAGSTALGLTSGGSGNCSSGGTTFFQPVVEALNAYGVSVF, via the coding sequence GTGACCTTCAAGCGCTTCGCTCCCCTCGGCTCGATCTCCAGACGTGCACGCCTCATCGCCGCCACCTCGGGTCTGCTCACCGCGGTGGCGCTCGCGGCACCGACCGCGGTCGCCCAGGCCGCGCCGGACACCGTGACGAAGGCCGAGCTCGCCGACGCCAGTTCGGCCGTCGGCACCGCCGACATCGCGGGCACCGCCTGGTACACCGAGGCGAGCACCGGCAAGGTCGTCGTGACGGTCGACAGCACCGTCACGGCCGCCGAGATCGCCACGATCGAGAAGTCCGTCACCGACTCGGGCGCCAAGGCCGACATCAAGCGGACCCCGGGCACGTTCAACAAGCTCATCGCCGGCGGGCAGGCCATCTACGCCGGCGGCGGACGCTGCTCCCTCGGCTTCAACGTCCGCAGCGGCAGCACCTACTACGCGCTGACCGCCGGGCACTGCACCGAGATAGGCAGCACCTGGTACACCAACTCGGGCCAGACCACCACGCTCGGCACGAGGGCCGGATCCAGCTTCCCGACGAACGACTACGGACTGATCCGCCACTCCAACTCCGCGGCCGCGGACGGCAGGGTCTACCTGTACAACGGCAGCTACCAGGACATCACCACGGCCGCCAACCCCACCGTCGGTCAGGCCGTCAAGCGCAGCGGCTCCACCACCGGCGTCCACAGCGGCACCGTCACCGGTCTCAACGCGACGGTGAACTACGGCAGCGGTGACATCGTGTACGGCATGATCCAGACCAACGTCTGCGCCGAGCCCGGCGACAGCGGCGGTTCGCTCTTCGCCGGCAGCACGGCGCTGGGCCTCACCTCGGGCGGCAGCGGCAACTGCTCCTCCGGCGGCACCACGTTCTTCCAGCCCGTCGTCGAGGCGCTGAACGCCTACGGCGTCAGCGTCTTCTAA
- a CDS encoding nuclear transport factor 2 family protein: MTDPSPAVATAVEGELRLLDPVVRTSADVLVTLLHPDFREIGTSGRLWERDTIIAMLTDPEAPRPGPLTASRMRGDQLAADLVHLTFDTESKGLRSHRSSLWRLTGSGWLLWFHQATPFVDDPFAEV; encoded by the coding sequence GTGACTGACCCCTCGCCCGCCGTGGCCACAGCCGTCGAAGGCGAGCTCCGTCTCCTCGACCCCGTGGTGCGGACCTCCGCCGATGTCCTGGTGACCCTGCTGCACCCCGACTTCCGGGAGATCGGCACCAGTGGACGCCTCTGGGAGCGCGACACGATCATCGCGATGCTCACGGATCCCGAGGCGCCGCGCCCCGGGCCGCTCACCGCGTCACGGATGCGGGGCGACCAGCTCGCCGCGGACCTGGTGCACCTCACCTTCGACACGGAGTCCAAGGGGCTGCGCTCGCACCGCAGTTCCCTGTGGCGGCTGACCGGGAGCGGCTGGCTGCTCTGGTTCCATCAGGCCACGCCGTTCGTCGACGACCCGTTCGCCGAGGTCTGA
- a CDS encoding aliphatic sulfonate ABC transporter substrate-binding protein, which yields MRATRTTLRRGLAAAAASSLLAVAATACGYGSEAKDDDAAKSNVSAGGKKLSADTVKIGYFPNLTHATALVGIQEGLIAKELGGTSVKPSTFNAGPSEIEALNAGSIDIGFIGPSPSINGYAKSKGQSLRIIGGSASGGVKLVVDPKKIKTLDDLKGKKIATPQLGNTQDVAFLNWISEKGWKVDAQSGKGDVSVVRSDNKVTPDAFKSGSLDGAWVPEPTASKLVAEGGKVLLDESSLWPDDKFVITNIIVSQKFLSEHPDVVDAVLRGTVNTNKWINANPDEAKASANSALEKLSGKALPAEVLDPAWESIRITDDPLAATLQAQADHAVKAGLLEKPDLGGIYDLKPLNKILEAEGQPAVADAGLGAE from the coding sequence GTGCGTGCCACCCGTACCACCCTGCGCCGCGGCCTCGCCGCTGCCGCCGCATCGTCGCTGCTCGCCGTGGCGGCCACCGCCTGCGGCTACGGCTCCGAGGCGAAGGACGACGACGCAGCGAAGTCGAACGTCTCCGCCGGCGGGAAGAAGCTCTCGGCCGACACCGTGAAGATCGGTTACTTCCCGAACCTCACGCACGCCACCGCCCTGGTCGGTATCCAGGAAGGCCTCATCGCCAAGGAGCTGGGCGGCACCTCGGTCAAGCCCTCGACCTTCAACGCGGGGCCCTCCGAGATCGAGGCGCTCAACGCGGGTTCGATCGACATCGGCTTCATCGGCCCCTCCCCCTCGATCAACGGCTACGCCAAGTCCAAGGGCCAGAGCCTGCGGATCATCGGCGGCTCGGCCTCCGGCGGCGTGAAGCTCGTCGTCGACCCGAAGAAGATCAAGACCCTGGACGACCTCAAGGGCAAGAAGATCGCCACCCCGCAGCTCGGCAACACGCAGGACGTGGCGTTCCTCAACTGGATCTCCGAGAAGGGCTGGAAGGTCGACGCCCAGAGCGGCAAGGGCGACGTCTCCGTGGTCCGCTCGGACAACAAGGTGACCCCGGACGCCTTCAAGTCCGGTTCGCTGGACGGCGCCTGGGTGCCGGAACCGACCGCGTCGAAGCTGGTCGCCGAGGGCGGCAAGGTCCTGCTCGACGAGTCGTCGCTGTGGCCGGACGACAAGTTCGTCATCACGAACATCATCGTGTCGCAGAAGTTCCTCTCCGAGCACCCGGACGTCGTGGACGCGGTGCTGCGCGGCACGGTGAACACCAACAAGTGGATCAACGCCAACCCGGACGAGGCGAAGGCCTCGGCCAACTCGGCGCTGGAGAAGCTGAGCGGCAAGGCGCTGCCCGCCGAGGTCCTCGACCCGGCGTGGGAGTCCATCCGGATCACGGACGACCCGCTGGCCGCCACGCTCCAGGCGCAGGCGGACCACGCGGTCAAGGCGGGTCTGCTGGAGAAGCCCGACCTGGGCGGGATCTACGACCTGAAGCCGCTGAACAAGATCCTCGAGGCCGAGGGGCAGCCCGCGGTCGCCGACGCCGGTCTCGGCGCCGAGTAA
- a CDS encoding sulfate adenylyltransferase subunit 1 has product MTTPIQLAEQLSATTLLRFATAGSVDDGKSTLVGRLLHDSKSVLTDQLEAVTQASLGRGQEAPDLALLTDGLRAEREQGITIDVAYRYFATPRRRFILADTPGHVQYTRNMVTGASTAELAVVLVDARNGVVEQTRRHAAVAALLRVPHVVLAVNKMDLVDYAEPVFAAIAEEFTAYAASLGVPEITAIPISALAGDNVVEPSAHMDWYGGPTVLEHLETVPVSHDLTECHARFPVQVVIRPQTAEHPDYRGYAGQIAAGVFRVGERVSVLPSGRTTTIEGIDALGESVDVAWAPQSVTIRLADDIDVSRGDLIAPADDAPAVTQDVEATVCHVADQPLTVGQRVLLKHTTRTVKAIVKDIPSRLTLDDLSQHPAPGKLVANDIGRVVVRTAEPLALDAYADSRRTGSFLLIDPADGTTLTAGMAGASFAAEADADADTSAEDAEWDF; this is encoded by the coding sequence ATGACCACACCCATCCAGCTGGCAGAGCAGTTGTCGGCCACCACCCTCCTGCGGTTCGCGACGGCCGGGTCCGTCGACGACGGCAAGTCGACCCTTGTCGGGCGCCTGCTGCACGACTCCAAGTCGGTCCTCACCGACCAGCTGGAAGCCGTCACCCAGGCCTCGCTGGGCCGCGGCCAGGAGGCACCCGACCTGGCGCTCCTCACCGACGGTCTGCGGGCCGAGCGGGAGCAGGGCATCACCATCGACGTGGCCTACCGCTACTTCGCCACGCCGCGGCGCCGGTTCATCCTCGCCGACACCCCCGGCCATGTGCAGTACACCCGCAACATGGTCACCGGCGCCTCCACGGCCGAGCTGGCGGTCGTCCTCGTCGACGCCCGCAACGGCGTCGTCGAGCAGACCCGCCGGCACGCCGCGGTCGCCGCCCTGCTGCGCGTCCCCCACGTCGTCCTCGCCGTGAACAAGATGGACCTCGTGGACTACGCGGAGCCCGTGTTCGCGGCGATAGCGGAGGAGTTCACCGCGTACGCCGCCTCCCTCGGCGTCCCGGAGATCACCGCGATCCCGATCTCGGCGCTGGCCGGCGACAACGTCGTGGAGCCGTCGGCCCACATGGACTGGTACGGCGGCCCGACCGTCCTGGAGCACCTGGAGACGGTGCCGGTCAGCCACGACCTGACCGAGTGCCACGCGCGTTTCCCCGTGCAGGTCGTGATCCGCCCGCAGACCGCCGAGCACCCCGACTACCGGGGCTACGCCGGCCAGATCGCCGCCGGGGTGTTCCGGGTCGGCGAGCGCGTCTCCGTGCTTCCGTCGGGGCGCACCACGACGATCGAGGGGATCGACGCACTCGGCGAGAGCGTCGACGTCGCCTGGGCCCCGCAGTCGGTGACGATCCGGCTGGCCGACGACATCGACGTCTCGCGCGGCGACCTGATCGCGCCGGCGGACGACGCCCCCGCCGTGACTCAGGACGTCGAGGCCACCGTCTGCCATGTGGCCGACCAGCCGCTCACCGTGGGGCAGCGGGTGCTGCTCAAGCACACCACCCGCACGGTCAAGGCGATCGTCAAGGACATCCCGTCGCGGCTCACGCTGGACGACCTCTCCCAGCACCCGGCTCCCGGCAAGCTGGTGGCCAACGACATCGGCCGGGTCGTGGTGCGTACCGCCGAGCCGCTCGCGCTCGACGCCTACGCGGACTCGCGGCGCACCGGATCGTTCCTGCTGATCGACCCCGCCGACGGCACCACGCTGACGGCCGGCATGGCGGGCGCCTCGTTCGCCGCCGAGGCCGACGCGGACGCGGACACCTCCGCCGAGGACGCGGAGTGGGACTTCTGA
- the cysD gene encoding sulfate adenylyltransferase subunit CysD, translated as MSTVATVPDGTVNPYALSHLDSLESEAVHIFREVAGEFERPVILFSGGKDSILMLHLALKAFAPAPVPFTLLHVDTGHNFPEVLDYRDRTVEKHGLRLHVASVQEYIDAGKLRERPDGTRNPLQTVPLTEAIQRHRFDAVFGGGRRDEEKARAKERVFSLRDEFSQWDPRRQRPELWQLYNGRHAPGEHVRVFPISNWTELDVWQYIEREGIELPEIYFAHEREVFSRSGMWLTAGDWGGPKDHEKVETRQVRYRTVGDMSCTGAVDSDATTLDAVITEIAASRLTERGATRADDKMSEAAMEDRKREGYF; from the coding sequence GTGAGCACCGTCGCCACCGTGCCGGACGGCACCGTCAATCCGTACGCGCTGAGCCACCTGGACTCCCTCGAGTCCGAGGCGGTGCACATCTTCCGTGAGGTCGCGGGGGAGTTCGAGCGGCCGGTGATCCTCTTCTCCGGCGGCAAGGACTCGATCCTGATGCTGCACCTGGCGCTGAAGGCGTTCGCGCCGGCGCCCGTCCCCTTCACGCTGCTGCACGTGGACACCGGGCACAACTTCCCCGAGGTCCTCGACTACCGCGACCGCACCGTCGAGAAGCACGGGCTGCGCCTGCACGTCGCCTCCGTCCAGGAGTACATCGACGCGGGCAAGCTCCGTGAGCGTCCCGACGGCACCCGCAACCCGCTGCAGACCGTCCCGCTCACCGAGGCCATCCAGCGGCACCGCTTCGACGCCGTGTTCGGCGGCGGACGGCGCGACGAGGAGAAGGCCCGGGCCAAGGAGCGCGTGTTCTCGCTCCGCGACGAGTTCTCCCAGTGGGACCCCCGCCGCCAGCGCCCCGAGCTGTGGCAGCTCTACAACGGCCGCCACGCCCCCGGCGAGCACGTCCGGGTCTTCCCCATCTCCAACTGGACCGAGCTCGACGTCTGGCAGTACATCGAGCGCGAGGGCATCGAGCTCCCGGAGATCTACTTCGCCCACGAGCGCGAGGTCTTCAGCCGTTCCGGCATGTGGCTGACCGCCGGCGACTGGGGCGGTCCCAAGGACCACGAGAAGGTGGAGACCCGTCAGGTGCGCTACCGCACCGTCGGCGACATGTCCTGCACCGGCGCCGTCGACTCCGACGCCACCACCCTGGACGCCGTGATCACCGAGATCGCCGCCTCCCGCCTCACCGAGCGGGGCGCGACCCGCGCCGACGACAAGATGTCCGAGGCCGCGATGGAAGACCGCAAGCGCGAGGGGTACTTCTAA
- a CDS encoding TIGR03086 family metal-binding protein, with protein MKNAYEHMAECAAESARVARGAGALPEASTTTPCQEWDLRELINHWVLYSAHGLEHRALRTPLPDELTTRDFTADADWPERYAAQLERAVAAWSDPATWEGTIDTGHGSTPAPDIARMLVMETALHGWDVARGTDQEFRLSGPAAAFLLESVEGTAELYRRYDGFAGEVVLPGEASDFDRALALSGRDPRPVAA; from the coding sequence ATGAAGAACGCGTACGAACACATGGCCGAGTGTGCGGCCGAATCGGCCCGGGTCGCCCGGGGTGCGGGGGCCCTTCCCGAGGCCTCCACGACGACTCCGTGCCAGGAGTGGGACCTGCGGGAACTGATCAACCACTGGGTGCTGTACAGCGCGCACGGACTGGAGCACCGCGCCCTGCGCACCCCTCTCCCGGACGAGCTGACGACCCGTGACTTCACCGCCGACGCCGACTGGCCGGAGCGCTACGCCGCCCAGTTGGAGCGGGCGGTCGCCGCCTGGTCGGACCCCGCCACCTGGGAGGGGACGATCGACACGGGGCACGGCTCCACCCCGGCTCCGGACATCGCCAGGATGCTCGTCATGGAGACCGCTCTGCACGGATGGGACGTCGCCCGGGGCACGGATCAGGAATTCCGGCTCTCCGGCCCGGCGGCGGCCTTCCTCCTGGAGTCGGTCGAGGGGACGGCGGAGCTCTACCGGCGGTACGACGGCTTCGCCGGTGAGGTCGTCCTGCCCGGCGAGGCGTCCGACTTCGACCGTGCTCTGGCCCTCAGCGGCCGGGACCCACGTCCGGTCGCCGCCTGA
- a CDS encoding ABC transporter permease translates to MASTETKADDLAGLEAGLDALDAVQVRRTPAREILLQKVLPPVVAVVLVVLVWQLLVWAKVTDDYKLPPPGAVWDSLTDMWVQGTLLEVIWTSVSRGLFGFVMAVAIGTPLGLLVARVKVVRAAIGPILSGLQSLPSVAWVAPAIIWLGLDDKTMYAVILLGAVPSVANGLVSGVDQVPPLFLRAGRTIGATGLRGTIHIVLPAALPGYLAGLKQGWAFSWRSLMAAEIIASSPDLGLGLGQLLENGRNNFDMPGIFLAILLILFVGIAIDLLIFSPLERRVLRSRGLLVKS, encoded by the coding sequence ATGGCCAGCACTGAAACGAAGGCCGACGACCTGGCAGGTCTCGAAGCCGGCCTGGACGCGCTCGACGCCGTACAGGTGCGCCGGACGCCGGCCCGCGAGATCCTCCTCCAGAAGGTTCTGCCGCCCGTCGTCGCGGTCGTGCTGGTCGTCCTCGTCTGGCAGCTGCTGGTCTGGGCGAAGGTCACCGACGACTACAAGCTGCCGCCGCCCGGCGCGGTGTGGGACAGCCTGACCGACATGTGGGTGCAGGGCACTCTGCTGGAGGTCATCTGGACCAGTGTGTCGCGCGGGCTGTTCGGCTTCGTGATGGCCGTCGCGATCGGCACCCCGCTGGGGCTGCTGGTCGCACGGGTCAAGGTCGTCCGGGCGGCCATCGGGCCGATCCTGTCCGGGCTCCAGTCCCTGCCGTCCGTGGCGTGGGTGGCCCCGGCCATCATCTGGCTCGGTCTCGACGACAAGACGATGTACGCGGTGATCCTGCTCGGCGCGGTCCCCTCCGTCGCCAACGGACTGGTGTCCGGCGTCGACCAGGTGCCGCCGCTGTTCCTGCGCGCCGGCCGCACGATCGGCGCGACAGGGCTGCGCGGGACGATCCATATCGTCCTGCCGGCCGCGCTGCCCGGATACCTCGCGGGCCTCAAGCAGGGCTGGGCGTTCTCCTGGCGCTCGCTCATGGCCGCCGAGATCATCGCCTCCTCGCCCGACCTGGGCCTGGGGCTCGGCCAGCTGCTGGAGAACGGCCGGAACAACTTCGACATGCCCGGGATCTTCCTGGCGATCCTGCTCATCCTGTTCGTCGGCATCGCGATCGACCTGCTGATCTTCAGTCCGCTGGAGCGGCGGGTGCTGCGCAGCCGTGGTCTCCTGGTGAAGAGCTGA
- a CDS encoding ketopantoate reductase family protein, with protein MRYIIVGTGAVGGAIGGRLAEAGHQVVLVARGAQYTALRENGLTLTTPDGTRVHRLPVADGPAALELEAGDVLVFAVKTQDAVAALDDWSVRPVAGGGTAGERLPVICAQNGVEGERLALRRFRRVYGCCVYLPASFVEPGRVVAGGAPLTGILHLGCYPSGVDGTVDAIAADWEKAKLEAPVVPDVMRWKYAKLLSNLANAIEAATGVLDSPEAFALFDLARAEGRAVLAAAGIEAVGSEEQDAARGGRIRFDPFDGSERSGGSSWQSLSRGTGTIEADYLNGEIVLLGRLHGVPTPVNEVLRRTADAFARERRAPGSMTPAELTALADAAS; from the coding sequence ATGCGCTACATCATCGTGGGAACGGGCGCCGTGGGCGGCGCCATAGGCGGACGACTGGCCGAGGCGGGCCACCAGGTGGTCCTGGTCGCCCGAGGGGCGCAGTACACGGCTCTGCGCGAGAACGGGCTGACCCTCACCACCCCGGACGGCACCCGCGTCCACCGCCTCCCCGTCGCCGACGGCCCGGCGGCACTGGAACTCGAGGCGGGCGACGTCCTCGTGTTCGCCGTCAAGACGCAGGACGCCGTCGCGGCTCTCGACGACTGGAGCGTCAGGCCGGTGGCAGGCGGCGGAACGGCAGGGGAGCGGCTCCCCGTGATCTGCGCGCAGAACGGCGTCGAGGGCGAACGCCTCGCCCTGCGCAGGTTCCGCCGGGTCTACGGCTGCTGCGTCTATCTCCCCGCGAGCTTCGTCGAGCCGGGCCGGGTCGTCGCCGGCGGAGCCCCGCTCACCGGCATCCTGCACCTGGGCTGTTACCCGTCCGGGGTCGACGGCACCGTGGACGCGATCGCCGCGGACTGGGAGAAGGCGAAGCTGGAGGCGCCCGTCGTACCCGACGTGATGCGCTGGAAGTACGCCAAGCTGCTCTCCAACCTCGCCAATGCCATCGAGGCGGCCACCGGGGTGCTCGACAGCCCCGAGGCGTTCGCCCTGTTCGACCTGGCCCGGGCGGAGGGACGGGCCGTCCTCGCGGCCGCCGGGATCGAGGCCGTGGGAAGTGAGGAGCAGGACGCCGCACGCGGCGGCAGGATCCGCTTCGACCCCTTCGACGGCTCCGAGCGGAGCGGAGGATCGTCCTGGCAGAGCCTCAGCCGCGGCACCGGCACCATCGAGGCCGACTACCTGAACGGAGAGATCGTCCTGCTCGGCCGGCTGCACGGCGTACCCACCCCGGTCAACGAGGTACTGCGGCGCACCGCCGACGCCTTCGCCCGGGAGCGTCGCGCACCCGGGTCGATGACGCCGGCCGAGCTCACGGCCCTGGCCGACGCGGCGTCCTGA
- a CDS encoding sirohydrochlorin chelatase: MASPVLLVIAHGSRDPRHAATVHALTARVRSLRPGLRVETGFLDFNAPSVPRVLERLAAEGADEVVALPLLLTRAFHAKSDIPSVLREARSRLPRLRIRQADVLGPSPLLNTALEQRLHEAGVAPGDKGSTGLVLASAGSTDPEAIAVIAEIARELRHTGWCAVRPAFASAVVADGPTRTAAAVRALRAEGARRVAVAPYVIAPGRLPDRIAAGAEEAGADVLAGVLGPSPALARLLLTRYDEARVPVAGAMSA; the protein is encoded by the coding sequence ATGGCATCCCCGGTTCTCCTCGTCATCGCCCACGGCAGCCGCGACCCGCGGCACGCGGCGACCGTGCACGCGCTCACCGCGCGCGTGCGGTCGCTGCGGCCCGGGCTGCGCGTGGAGACCGGCTTCCTGGACTTCAACGCCCCGTCCGTGCCCAGGGTGCTGGAACGCCTGGCCGCGGAGGGTGCGGACGAGGTCGTCGCGCTCCCGCTGCTGCTGACCCGCGCCTTCCACGCGAAGTCGGACATCCCCTCGGTGCTGAGGGAGGCCCGGAGCCGGCTCCCCCGGCTGCGGATCCGCCAGGCCGATGTCCTCGGTCCGTCGCCGTTGCTGAACACGGCTCTGGAGCAGAGGCTGCACGAGGCCGGGGTGGCGCCCGGCGACAAGGGCTCGACGGGGCTGGTCCTGGCCTCGGCGGGCTCCACGGACCCGGAGGCGATCGCAGTGATCGCTGAAATCGCGCGGGAGCTGCGGCACACCGGTTGGTGCGCCGTGCGGCCTGCGTTCGCCTCCGCTGTGGTCGCCGACGGCCCGACCCGTACCGCGGCAGCGGTGCGGGCCCTCCGGGCGGAGGGCGCCAGGCGGGTGGCGGTGGCGCCGTACGTCATCGCCCCGGGCCGCCTCCCCGACCGGATCGCCGCCGGTGCCGAGGAGGCCGGGGCCGACGTACTGGCCGGTGTGCTGGGGCCGTCCCCGGCACTGGCGCGGCTGCTGCTGACCCGGTACGACGAGGCGCGCGTCCCGGTGGCGGGGGCGATGAGCGCCTAG
- the cysC gene encoding adenylyl-sulfate kinase: MTTDQEISMSVTETGATVWLTGLPSAGKTTIAYELAGRLRADGHRVEVLDGDEIREFLSAGLGFSREDRHTNVGRIGFVAELLAANGVKVLVPVIAPYADSRDAVRKRHQQEGTAYLEVHVATPVEVCSERDVKGLYAKQAAGEISGLTGVDDPYEAPESPDLRIESHQQTVQQSAAALRALLTERGLA, translated from the coding sequence ATGACGACTGATCAGGAGATATCGATGAGCGTGACGGAGACGGGAGCCACCGTCTGGCTCACCGGTCTGCCGAGCGCGGGCAAGACCACCATCGCCTACGAGCTGGCGGGCCGGCTGCGCGCCGACGGCCACCGGGTCGAGGTACTCGACGGTGACGAGATCCGGGAGTTCCTCTCCGCGGGCCTCGGCTTCTCCCGCGAGGACCGGCACACCAACGTGGGCCGGATCGGCTTCGTCGCCGAACTGCTCGCCGCCAACGGCGTGAAGGTCCTCGTCCCGGTCATCGCCCCGTACGCCGACAGCCGTGACGCGGTACGCAAGCGTCATCAGCAGGAGGGCACCGCGTATCTGGAGGTGCACGTGGCGACCCCGGTCGAGGTGTGCTCCGAGCGCGATGTGAAGGGGCTGTACGCCAAGCAGGCAGCGGGCGAGATCAGCGGCCTCACCGGGGTCGACGACCCCTACGAGGCGCCCGAGTCACCGGATCTGCGGATCGAGTCGCACCAGCAGACCGTGCAGCAGTCCGCAGCGGCGCTCCGTGCGCTGCTCACCGAGAGGGGCCTGGCGTGA
- a CDS encoding DUF1697 domain-containing protein — MSTMYAALLRGINVSGHRRVPMAELRELLGELGHEDVATYLQSGNAVFRSAADDEDALTIGLEQAIEQRFGFPVDCLVRPGAYLAGVAEACPFPAAELEGKQVHVTYFDQAVEASRFASLDADAFRPEEFRLGDRALYLYAPDGLGRSKLAVALGRPAVTRGLVATSRNWNTVLKLVEMTRD; from the coding sequence ATGAGCACGATGTACGCGGCGCTGCTGCGGGGGATCAACGTCAGCGGTCACCGCCGGGTCCCGATGGCGGAGCTCCGTGAGCTGCTCGGGGAGCTGGGGCACGAGGACGTCGCCACGTATCTGCAGAGCGGCAACGCCGTGTTCCGCAGTGCCGCGGACGACGAGGACGCCCTGACCATCGGTCTGGAGCAGGCGATCGAGCAGCGGTTCGGGTTTCCGGTCGACTGCCTCGTCCGCCCGGGCGCCTATCTCGCGGGTGTGGCCGAGGCCTGCCCGTTCCCGGCCGCCGAGCTCGAAGGCAAGCAGGTGCACGTCACCTATTTCGACCAGGCCGTCGAGGCCTCCCGCTTCGCCTCGCTCGACGCCGACGCCTTCCGCCCCGAGGAGTTCCGGCTGGGTGACCGCGCCCTCTATCTGTACGCACCCGACGGGCTCGGGCGCTCCAAGCTGGCGGTGGCGCTCGGGCGGCCTGCCGTCACACGGGGCCTCGTCGCCACCAGCCGCAACTGGAACACCGTGCTCAAGCTCGTGGAGATGACGCGTGACTGA
- a CDS encoding phosphoadenylyl-sulfate reductase, translated as MTDTLQADGLTDEALKDLAERAGRELEDSSASDILRWAADTFGNGFCVTSSMEDAVVAHLASQVFPGVDVVFLDTGYHFEETIGTRDAVGAVMDVNLITLTPRQSVAEQDVEYGPKLHDRDPDLCCALRKVKPLEEGLTAYAAWATGLRRDESPTRANTPVVGWDEKRRKVKVSPIARWTQDDVDAYVAEHGVLTNPLLTDGYASVGCAPCTRRVLEGEDARAGRWAGRGKTECGLHG; from the coding sequence ATGACGGACACCCTGCAAGCGGACGGGCTGACCGACGAGGCACTGAAGGACCTGGCGGAGCGCGCCGGACGCGAGCTGGAGGACTCCTCCGCGAGCGACATCCTGAGGTGGGCGGCCGACACCTTCGGCAACGGCTTCTGCGTCACCTCCTCCATGGAGGACGCGGTCGTCGCGCATCTCGCCTCCCAGGTGTTCCCCGGCGTGGACGTGGTCTTCCTGGACACCGGCTACCACTTCGAGGAGACCATCGGCACACGGGACGCCGTCGGCGCCGTGATGGACGTCAACCTCATCACGCTGACGCCGCGTCAGTCGGTGGCCGAGCAGGACGTCGAGTACGGGCCGAAGCTGCACGACCGCGATCCCGACCTGTGCTGCGCGCTGCGCAAGGTCAAGCCCCTGGAGGAGGGGCTGACGGCCTACGCGGCCTGGGCGACCGGACTGCGCCGCGACGAGTCCCCCACCCGGGCGAACACCCCTGTCGTGGGCTGGGACGAGAAGCGCCGCAAGGTCAAGGTCTCGCCCATCGCCCGCTGGACGCAGGACGACGTGGACGCCTACGTCGCGGAGCACGGCGTACTGACCAACCCGCTGCTGACGGACGGCTACGCCTCCGTCGGCTGCGCGCCCTGCACCAGGCGGGTGCTGGAGGGCGAGGACGCACGGGCCGGCCGCTGGGCCGGGCGCGGCAAGACCGAATGCGGGCTGCACGGCTGA